A stretch of the Longimicrobiales bacterium genome encodes the following:
- a CDS encoding lytic transglycosylase domain-containing protein — MRYLAKLVLDVLRPHRPEQARGPRRVRPVFGMLLLGAIVLVFAGWLGADTIRADVPAVTILKERVADVGAAYDRVERSYERDVAPIERVLLQYRNEPELVRRIAVSLVREGRRTGIEPRLLLAVLLVENPWLNPTAESFVGARGLMQVMPLHRGQWGCGDSLEDVESNICHGAKIFASYLSSEKGNVERALLRYNGCVRGTNTPNCHTYPNHVFARAGRASIMAWRGAGRAAAP, encoded by the coding sequence ATGCGATACCTGGCGAAGCTGGTGCTGGATGTTCTGAGGCCGCACCGGCCGGAGCAGGCGCGTGGGCCGCGGCGAGTCCGACCGGTGTTCGGCATGCTGCTGCTGGGCGCGATCGTGCTGGTGTTCGCCGGCTGGCTGGGCGCCGACACGATCAGGGCCGACGTGCCGGCCGTGACGATTCTGAAGGAGCGGGTCGCGGATGTCGGTGCGGCCTACGACCGAGTGGAGCGTTCGTACGAGCGGGACGTTGCCCCGATCGAGCGGGTGCTGCTGCAGTACCGGAACGAGCCCGAGCTGGTGCGGCGCATTGCCGTTTCGCTGGTGCGAGAGGGTCGCAGGACGGGTATCGAGCCGCGTCTGCTGCTTGCGGTGCTGCTGGTCGAGAACCCGTGGCTGAACCCGACGGCGGAAAGCTTCGTCGGTGCGCGTGGCCTGATGCAGGTGATGCCGCTGCATCGTGGTCAGTGGGGGTGTGGCGACTCACTGGAGGACGTGGAGTCGAACATCTGTCACGGCGCGAAGATCTTTGCCTCGTACCTGAGCTCGGAAAAGGGCAACGTGGAGCGGGCCCTGCTGCGCTACAACGGGTGTGTGCGCGGCACGAACACGCCGAACTGCCACACGTACCCGAACCACGTATTTGCGCGTGCGGGTCGGGCGAGCATCATGGCGTGGCGCGGTGCAGGTCG